A genomic stretch from Antarcticibacterium flavum includes:
- a CDS encoding Fur family transcriptional regulator has translation MEKIVQLLENKGIRPTAMRLMTYKRLAELNVAISLGDLEKDFKVSERSTLFRTMKAFEEKGIVHQIEDGTGVIKYALCEENCECEVGNDLHLHFHCNNCNETVCLTEHKIPHINLPDGYITEDINLVVKGICEKCSGNLV, from the coding sequence ATGGAAAAAATAGTTCAACTTCTGGAAAACAAAGGGATACGACCTACGGCTATGCGCCTTATGACCTATAAGCGGTTGGCAGAGTTGAATGTGGCCATCAGCCTTGGCGACTTGGAAAAAGATTTTAAGGTCAGTGAAAGAAGTACCCTATTTAGGACTATGAAAGCGTTTGAAGAAAAAGGGATTGTGCATCAAATCGAGGATGGGACAGGGGTTATAAAATACGCCCTTTGCGAAGAAAATTGTGAATGCGAGGTCGGCAACGACCTTCATTTGCACTTTCATTGCAACAATTGTAATGAGACGGTCTGTTTAACAGAACATAAAATCCCTCACATCAACTTACCTGATGGTTATATTACCGAGGATATCAACTTGGTGGTAAAGGGTATCTGCGAAAAATGCAGTGGCAATTTGGTTTAA
- a CDS encoding SpoIIAA family protein yields MITIYKKEATVYMVAENKLDAKDYENLIPVLTEHITAHPQVYWYIEMENFEGWTAEAHWKGIELNLPNEKHLKRVALVGSVKWQEQFTEVLLPFSEAHIKFYKTEEKELAKEWIEIE; encoded by the coding sequence ATGATAACAATCTATAAAAAAGAGGCTACTGTATATATGGTAGCAGAGAATAAGCTGGATGCCAAGGATTATGAAAACTTGATACCAGTCTTAACAGAACATATAACTGCCCATCCACAAGTGTATTGGTACATCGAGATGGAAAATTTTGAAGGCTGGACAGCAGAGGCACATTGGAAGGGAATTGAATTAAACCTTCCGAATGAAAAGCATTTAAAGCGTGTTGCTTTGGTGGGTAGCGTTAAATGGCAAGAACAATTTACCGAGGTATTGCTTCCTTTTTCAGAAGCTCATATAAAATTTTATAAGACCGAAGAAAAAGAATTGGCCAAAGAATGGATAGAAATAGAATAA
- a CDS encoding SHOCT domain-containing protein: protein MMDDWYFGGMHWIWWGLWIILIFWIFLIPYPTPGQKRKKDSAMEILRERFARGEISKEEFEQRKKLLRENKKK from the coding sequence ATGATGGACGATTGGTATTTTGGAGGAATGCACTGGATATGGTGGGGACTTTGGATAATCCTCATCTTTTGGATATTCCTAATTCCTTACCCCACCCCGGGACAGAAACGGAAAAAGGATAGTGCGATGGAAATCCTGAGGGAACGTTTTGCACGGGGCGAAATAAGCAAGGAAGAGTTTGAACAGCGAAAGAAACTGTTACGGGAAAACAAGAAAAAATAA
- a CDS encoding P-II family nitrogen regulator → MKEIKAFVKPNRIQRVIEALSDNGFESMTLSQAEGTGAFKAKGARPSLDFRITDSPVVKLELVCQNEEAQAAIEIILKNGKTEEPGDGIIYIANIEDAFQIKTGDSLKRYDL, encoded by the coding sequence ATGAAAGAAATAAAAGCATTTGTAAAACCGAACCGAATCCAAAGAGTCATTGAAGCACTATCAGATAATGGATTTGAAAGTATGACCCTTTCACAAGCAGAAGGTACTGGCGCATTCAAGGCAAAAGGTGCAAGACCTTCGTTGGATTTTCGTATTACCGATAGTCCTGTGGTTAAGCTGGAATTGGTCTGTCAAAATGAGGAAGCCCAAGCTGCCATTGAAATAATTTTAAAAAATGGCAAAACGGAAGAACCTGGAGACGGCATTATCTATATAGCAAATATTGAAGATGCCTTTCAGATTAAAACTGGGGATTCCTTAAAACGGTACGACCTATAA
- a CDS encoding efflux RND transporter periplasmic adaptor subunit: protein MKNILLVSTVLFTLMFMSCNDAQKSELGHNEAEGVSKTNEVGEDAHGEEGHSEGEEEGHSEEEGVVELTKQQAETIGLEMKLLEERNLGNNIKVTGTLELFPQDKANISPFVGGNVSSIKVIPGDNVSKGQVLAYIEHPDIIAMQQDYQEKNDELVFLKQDFERKQTLYDKGVSSGKEFQMAQSKFRSTTSSVNGLRSQLRLLSINPDKVAEGQIYSAVPITSPISGYVDEVMISLGDYVAQQSKMFSISDNSKIYVNFKVYEKDIKQIQKGQQIYFSTASHPDELLKATVRSVGKTFNTDPKALEVLADIENKDKNLLPGMYVEGRIVQGEKKGFAVPEAAIIKEGEQSFIFILDEDEEMEVGKMKFKMIPVTVGITDLGFVEVNLPAEVSTDAKVVINGAYNLSSEMVKGELEHGH, encoded by the coding sequence ATGAAGAATATACTATTAGTTAGTACCGTATTATTTACACTTATGTTTATGAGTTGTAATGATGCCCAAAAATCTGAACTTGGACATAATGAAGCCGAAGGTGTATCAAAGACCAATGAAGTTGGAGAAGATGCACACGGCGAGGAAGGCCACAGTGAAGGAGAAGAAGAAGGTCACAGCGAGGAAGAAGGCGTTGTGGAACTCACAAAGCAACAGGCCGAAACCATAGGTTTGGAAATGAAACTTTTGGAGGAACGCAATTTAGGGAACAACATTAAGGTAACAGGTACGCTGGAACTTTTCCCACAGGATAAGGCGAACATAAGTCCGTTTGTTGGTGGAAATGTGAGTTCCATAAAAGTAATACCCGGAGATAACGTAAGCAAAGGACAGGTGTTGGCATATATAGAACACCCAGATATCATTGCAATGCAACAAGATTATCAGGAAAAAAATGATGAATTGGTCTTTTTGAAACAGGATTTTGAGCGCAAGCAGACTCTTTATGATAAAGGTGTTTCTTCTGGCAAGGAATTTCAAATGGCACAGTCAAAATTTCGTTCTACAACATCCAGCGTCAATGGTTTGCGGTCCCAATTGAGACTGTTGAGCATTAACCCGGACAAAGTGGCGGAAGGACAGATATATTCCGCTGTTCCCATTACCTCGCCTATAAGTGGGTATGTGGATGAAGTAATGATTAGCCTTGGCGATTACGTGGCACAACAATCCAAAATGTTCTCGATAAGCGACAACTCAAAAATTTATGTCAACTTCAAAGTATATGAGAAGGACATAAAGCAAATCCAGAAAGGACAACAGATATATTTTTCCACGGCCTCGCACCCAGATGAACTGCTTAAAGCAACCGTTCGGTCTGTTGGTAAAACCTTCAATACAGACCCAAAAGCTTTGGAAGTTCTGGCAGATATAGAAAACAAGGATAAAAATCTTTTGCCAGGTATGTATGTAGAAGGGCGCATAGTGCAGGGCGAGAAAAAGGGTTTTGCCGTTCCGGAAGCCGCCATTATAAAGGAAGGCGAGCAATCCTTTATTTTTATCTTGGATGAAGATGAGGAAATGGAAGTAGGCAAAATGAAATTCAAAATGATACCCGTAACGGTTGGTATTACTGATTTAGGCTTTGTTGAAGTCAATCTGCCTGCCGAAGTTTCAACCGATGCCAAAGTGGTCATAAACGGAGCTTATAACCTGTCTTCTGAAATGGTTAAAGGCGAACTGGAACACGGACATTAA
- a CDS encoding type IV secretory system conjugative DNA transfer family protein, which produces MSMSIPHIILFIVVPVLFVSTVLYVFLHQEEPKNGDKKYQVRFKLRRGKFQIENIKRGASIIGSAGSGKTESVIYNFLQHFSTHQFCGIIHDYKDFELTEIAYPLFKEKDIKFYTIAFDQIHYCVNPITPRYLPNEESVNELSKVLIENLLEFNESSTNSTTKFFSDAVEGLMGGMIWKLKTSYPQYCTLPHLIAIFQSMTTKQLVTFVSSNITSRSMASAFINGMDSDKQTAGVKSTLANAFKKIGSQQLFMALSKDEVPLNINSKDNPAVICIVNHPKYESAYSPIIAAIMHTVIKQMSVRGQQSSFLMMEEAPTIKLLNMHRIPATLRSYDIATIYVMQDKIQNDMLYGDKASKAILSNLSYQFFGKVNDPDTAKYYERFFEIVRKETTSINRGHNLNFDTRITTGEKEVSKRRADVFFRLKQGEFITFADGKDKRVQFKLQTIKREIPNPHQHFTTDELKLNFERIYREAKSIFKVN; this is translated from the coding sequence ATGAGTATGTCAATACCACATATCATCCTTTTTATTGTTGTTCCGGTATTGTTTGTCAGTACAGTTTTATATGTGTTTCTTCATCAAGAAGAGCCCAAAAACGGAGATAAGAAATATCAGGTACGCTTTAAACTTCGTCGTGGAAAATTTCAAATCGAAAATATCAAGCGAGGTGCATCGATTATTGGCTCTGCGGGAAGCGGTAAAACAGAAAGTGTTATCTATAATTTTTTACAGCATTTTAGTACCCATCAATTTTGTGGTATCATACACGATTACAAGGATTTTGAACTTACCGAAATTGCCTACCCATTATTTAAAGAAAAGGATATTAAATTCTATACCATAGCTTTTGACCAAATCCATTATTGTGTAAACCCAATTACCCCAAGATATTTGCCCAATGAGGAAAGTGTGAATGAATTATCCAAGGTACTCATTGAAAATCTTTTGGAGTTCAACGAATCCAGTACAAACAGTACCACAAAATTCTTCAGTGATGCTGTTGAAGGTTTGATGGGTGGAATGATTTGGAAACTAAAAACGTCCTATCCTCAATATTGCACCCTGCCCCATTTGATTGCTATTTTTCAATCGATGACTACCAAACAGTTGGTTACTTTTGTGAGCTCAAATATCACTTCCCGAAGTATGGCAAGTGCTTTTATCAACGGAATGGATTCTGACAAACAAACGGCAGGTGTGAAAAGCACATTGGCCAATGCCTTTAAAAAGATAGGTTCACAACAGTTGTTTATGGCTTTGTCAAAAGATGAAGTACCATTGAATATCAACAGCAAGGACAATCCTGCTGTTATCTGCATCGTGAACCATCCCAAATATGAATCAGCTTACTCGCCTATCATCGCTGCAATTATGCACACAGTCATCAAGCAAATGAGCGTGAGAGGTCAACAGTCGTCATTTTTAATGATGGAAGAAGCCCCAACCATAAAGCTGCTTAATATGCACCGCATTCCCGCAACTTTAAGAAGCTATGATATTGCCACAATTTACGTGATGCAGGATAAAATTCAGAATGATATGCTATATGGAGACAAAGCGAGTAAGGCTATTTTGAGCAATCTTTCCTATCAGTTTTTCGGCAAAGTTAATGACCCAGATACTGCAAAATATTATGAGCGTTTCTTTGAGATTGTTCGTAAGGAAACCACAAGTATAAATCGTGGACACAATCTAAATTTTGATACGAGAATTACCACAGGCGAAAAAGAAGTTTCTAAACGTAGAGCAGATGTTTTTTTCCGTTTGAAACAAGGCGAGTTTATAACTTTTGCTGATGGCAAAGATAAAAGAGTTCAATTTAAACTACAAACGATTAAAAGAGAAATACCAAATCCTCATCAACATTTTACAACCGATGAATTAAAGCTCAATTTTGAACGGATTTATAGAGAGGCAAAATCTATATTTAAGGTCAACTAA
- a CDS encoding CusA/CzcA family heavy metal efflux RND transporter, with amino-acid sequence MINKIISFSINNKFIIGLFIVALVGTGIWSMATINLGSVPDITNNQVQVITVAPNLGTEDIEQFVTYPVELAMANLPDVIELRSVSRFGLSVVTIVFKDEAGTYLPRQLVQEKLTEVAGEIPEGFGTPFMAPITTGLGEIFQYSLKVKEGYEDRYDAMELRTIQDWIVKRQMALVPGVVEVNAFGGYVKQYEVAINPDKLKSFGITMNQVFEALKVNNANTGGAYIEKNHQANFIRGEGLARSIADLENTVVTTQNGSPVLVRDVAEKVGYGNQVRYGAFTQDGHESVGGQILMLKGESPGDVIENVEKRIVEIQKSLPEGVYIDAFLSRSELIEATTSTVKNNLIEGALIVIFVLVLLLGSFRGGLIAASIIPLCLLFAFILMKQFGIWANLMSLGAIDFGIIVDGAVIIVEGAVFHIHQRMKKSTTAINQAEMDEIAYDSSSKMMNSAFFGQLIVLIVFTPILFLTGVEGKMFRPMAFTFGFAVLGAIILCLTYVPMMSSLFLKPAKNQNSWFAKFENKIDRFSDKIMDVLNRIYLPILNFALRFRAGVVIGAVSLLLISGFIFSNMGAEFVPKFDEGDIAFQALIKPGSSLTESIEASEKLQKLINEFPEVKTVVSRIGVAEIPTDPMPMDIADSYIILEKDKSKWTSADSKEELIEKIQEKISVVPGVNFVFTQPVELRFNELLTGVREDVAIKLYGEDLGVLADKVQEIAAVIRTVPGAADLNVEATSGLPQMTVVYNRAKMAQYGVTVDKLNDYVSASFSGEQAGVIFEGEKRFDVVIRLAEEYRQDINSLKNLFIDLPNGAQVPLKEVADISYKAGPMQISRDNTMRRISVGVNVRGRDVKSMVEEIQQKLETEVKLPPGYYVTYGGSFENLQRASDRLMIVVPIVLLTIFILLYFALNSVTQALMIYMAVPLATIGGVFVLLIRGMPFSISAGVGFIVLFGVAVLNGLILINKFNELKDSGMTDLKKRIYEATHERLRPILLTAITTIMGFIPMAISTSGGAEVQRPLATVVIGGMLTATFLTLVVIPILYYWLESRKEKKDNGGDVSYIKKSTNIVTVLLMVGGLMASGTAIAQDTNQDGTIPKTLTIDEAIAMAKQNYPSLKESQAFIEREKALKGTSFDLGSTQVFTGKEEYGNNLPGVQTTVGVQQGNIDLLSGFSKSKFYKERIALGEKFYVASEQQLVRNVMQAYDQINYYKAQLRFADQLDSIYTNFKTAAQLRYDTGETGKLEFISASSEFQQIQVLRQQAFDDIEIAKRALKQYLGTDESIETISEPYKTLDFMAMLDSTSVANNPMLQYALQNAEVSKANVGVEKSQFLPKFSLSYGRQVVDDVSGFNTYQAGISIPLWFFPQKSRVKAAKADAMVAENQYLEQKAVTESRVSQLTKSLEKTKKILQYYEEGALLLAEQQITTAQLASKEGEIDYVNYITILNSAIRIKQNHLQYINQYNQQTIDMQYQLGNL; translated from the coding sequence ATGATTAACAAAATCATTTCATTTTCCATTAATAACAAGTTTATTATTGGGCTCTTTATAGTGGCACTTGTAGGTACGGGCATTTGGTCTATGGCCACTATAAATCTGGGTTCTGTACCCGATATTACCAACAACCAAGTACAGGTTATTACAGTTGCCCCAAATTTAGGTACTGAAGACATTGAACAATTTGTTACTTATCCCGTAGAATTGGCAATGGCAAATCTGCCAGACGTTATCGAACTGCGTTCGGTGTCCCGTTTTGGTCTTTCGGTGGTTACCATTGTCTTTAAGGATGAGGCTGGAACCTATCTGCCAAGGCAATTGGTACAGGAAAAATTGACCGAAGTTGCTGGAGAAATCCCTGAAGGTTTCGGCACACCTTTTATGGCACCCATAACAACAGGTCTGGGGGAAATATTCCAATATTCCCTAAAAGTAAAAGAAGGCTATGAAGACAGATATGATGCAATGGAGCTTCGTACCATCCAAGATTGGATTGTAAAACGTCAAATGGCACTAGTCCCCGGAGTCGTTGAGGTCAATGCCTTTGGAGGCTATGTAAAACAATACGAAGTTGCCATAAATCCTGATAAACTAAAAAGTTTTGGCATTACAATGAATCAGGTTTTTGAGGCCCTTAAAGTGAACAATGCCAATACTGGTGGAGCTTATATCGAAAAAAACCACCAAGCCAATTTTATCCGTGGCGAAGGGCTGGCACGAAGTATTGCCGATTTGGAAAACACGGTTGTAACCACACAAAATGGAAGCCCTGTCTTGGTAAGGGACGTTGCCGAAAAAGTGGGCTACGGAAACCAAGTGCGTTATGGTGCATTTACCCAAGACGGTCACGAATCCGTAGGTGGACAAATTTTAATGCTGAAAGGCGAAAGCCCAGGCGACGTGATTGAAAATGTGGAAAAGCGTATTGTAGAAATTCAAAAATCCCTGCCGGAGGGTGTTTATATTGATGCTTTTTTAAGCCGAAGTGAACTTATTGAGGCAACCACAAGTACCGTTAAAAACAATCTAATAGAAGGAGCCCTAATCGTCATATTTGTTTTGGTCTTACTTTTGGGAAGCTTCCGTGGTGGCTTGATAGCAGCTTCGATAATCCCTTTATGTCTATTATTTGCATTTATTTTGATGAAACAATTTGGCATTTGGGCAAATTTAATGTCCTTGGGTGCGATCGATTTTGGAATTATTGTAGATGGAGCGGTGATTATCGTGGAAGGAGCGGTTTTCCACATTCATCAACGGATGAAAAAATCCACAACCGCCATCAACCAAGCTGAAATGGATGAAATCGCCTATGATTCTTCAAGTAAAATGATGAATTCTGCCTTCTTCGGTCAACTAATTGTTCTTATAGTTTTTACACCGATTCTTTTTTTGACCGGTGTGGAAGGGAAAATGTTCCGGCCAATGGCATTTACATTTGGTTTTGCCGTTTTAGGAGCGATTATCCTTTGTCTTACCTACGTGCCAATGATGTCATCATTATTTTTAAAACCTGCTAAAAATCAAAATAGTTGGTTCGCCAAGTTTGAAAACAAGATTGATAGGTTCAGTGATAAAATTATGGATGTTCTGAATCGTATCTATCTGCCTATATTAAATTTTGCACTTCGCTTTCGGGCAGGTGTGGTTATAGGCGCGGTTTCCTTGCTTTTGATTTCAGGATTTATTTTCAGCAATATGGGAGCAGAATTTGTCCCTAAATTTGATGAAGGCGATATTGCATTTCAAGCATTGATAAAACCGGGGAGCAGTCTTACAGAATCTATTGAGGCTTCAGAGAAACTTCAGAAGTTAATCAATGAGTTTCCGGAAGTAAAAACAGTAGTTTCTAGGATTGGTGTGGCCGAAATACCGACAGACCCGATGCCTATGGATATTGCCGATAGTTATATTATTCTTGAAAAAGATAAGAGTAAATGGACTTCCGCAGATAGTAAAGAAGAACTGATAGAAAAAATACAGGAAAAAATTTCAGTAGTTCCCGGCGTAAATTTCGTGTTTACCCAACCTGTAGAACTTCGTTTTAATGAATTGCTTACAGGGGTTCGTGAGGACGTGGCAATCAAACTGTACGGAGAAGATTTAGGCGTTTTGGCAGACAAGGTACAGGAAATCGCAGCGGTCATCAGAACCGTTCCCGGAGCGGCTGACCTCAATGTAGAAGCTACAAGCGGTTTGCCACAAATGACAGTGGTGTATAACCGGGCAAAAATGGCACAATACGGTGTAACCGTTGACAAGCTGAATGATTATGTAAGTGCTTCATTTTCTGGAGAACAGGCAGGAGTCATTTTTGAAGGGGAAAAACGATTCGATGTGGTCATTCGTTTGGCAGAGGAATATCGACAAGACATCAATAGCTTAAAAAACCTTTTCATAGACCTGCCAAACGGTGCTCAAGTGCCTCTAAAGGAAGTTGCGGATATCAGTTATAAAGCTGGGCCAATGCAAATTTCAAGAGACAACACTATGCGTCGTATATCTGTGGGTGTAAATGTTCGTGGACGCGATGTAAAATCGATGGTCGAGGAAATTCAGCAAAAACTGGAAACGGAAGTGAAACTGCCACCAGGTTATTACGTCACTTATGGAGGATCATTTGAAAACCTGCAACGTGCATCAGACCGATTGATGATAGTAGTGCCCATCGTTCTACTAACAATATTTATCCTGCTTTATTTCGCTTTAAATTCAGTTACACAGGCCTTGATGATCTATATGGCAGTGCCTTTGGCGACCATTGGTGGTGTTTTCGTTTTGTTGATTCGTGGAATGCCTTTCAGTATTTCTGCCGGAGTCGGGTTTATCGTGCTCTTCGGAGTTGCCGTATTAAACGGACTCATACTCATAAACAAATTCAATGAATTAAAAGACAGTGGAATGACAGATTTAAAAAAACGTATATACGAAGCAACGCACGAACGTTTACGTCCAATTTTATTGACTGCCATTACCACAATTATGGGCTTTATCCCAATGGCGATTTCTACCTCTGGTGGTGCAGAAGTACAGCGACCTTTGGCGACAGTAGTCATTGGAGGAATGCTTACGGCAACATTTCTGACCTTGGTGGTTATTCCTATTCTTTATTATTGGCTGGAATCCCGAAAAGAAAAGAAGGACAATGGTGGAGATGTAAGTTATATTAAAAAATCAACCAATATTGTAACCGTATTATTGATGGTTGGTGGTTTGATGGCTTCGGGAACTGCTATTGCCCAAGACACCAATCAAGATGGTACAATCCCAAAGACCTTGACCATTGATGAGGCTATTGCTATGGCAAAACAGAATTATCCATCGCTTAAGGAAAGTCAGGCATTTATTGAACGGGAAAAGGCACTAAAGGGAACGAGTTTTGACCTTGGTAGCACACAAGTTTTCACGGGCAAAGAAGAATATGGCAATAATCTTCCTGGAGTGCAGACAACCGTTGGTGTGCAACAGGGCAATATCGATTTGCTTTCAGGATTTTCAAAATCGAAGTTTTATAAAGAGCGCATTGCCTTGGGAGAAAAGTTTTATGTGGCCAGTGAACAACAGTTGGTGCGCAATGTGATGCAAGCCTATGACCAAATTAATTATTACAAGGCACAGTTGCGTTTTGCAGACCAATTGGACAGTATTTATACCAATTTTAAGACCGCTGCCCAACTTCGGTATGATACGGGAGAAACAGGTAAGTTGGAATTTATTTCAGCCTCTTCAGAATTTCAACAGATTCAAGTATTAAGGCAACAAGCCTTTGATGATATTGAAATAGCCAAACGTGCCTTAAAACAATATTTGGGAACGGATGAATCCATTGAAACGATTAGTGAACCATACAAAACATTGGATTTTATGGCAATGTTAGATTCCACTTCGGTGGCCAATAACCCAATGTTGCAATATGCGTTGCAAAATGCCGAAGTAAGCAAGGCAAATGTGGGTGTTGAGAAATCACAATTCCTGCCGAAATTCAGCTTATCGTATGGCAGGCAGGTTGTAGATGATGTTTCAGGCTTCAACACCTATCAGGCGGGTATTAGCATTCCGCTATGGTTTTTTCCGCAGAAGTCAAGGGTAAAAGCAGCAAAGGCAGACGCAATGGTAGCAGAGAATCAATATTTGGAGCAAAAGGCGGTTACAGAAAGTCGCGTGTCGCAATTGACCAAATCCCTTGAAAAAACAAAGAAGATTTTGCAATATTACGAAGAAGGCGCACTATTGTTGGCAGAACAGCAAATTACCACAGCGCAATTGGCATCCAAGGAAGGCGAAATAGATTATGTCAATTATATCACCATTCTTAATAGTGCCATCCGTATTAAACAAAACCATTTACAATACATCAATCAGTATAACCAGCAGACCATTGATATGCAATATCAATTGGGCAATTTATAA